In Desulfurobacteriaceae bacterium, the sequence GCCTTCTCTTACGGCTGAGTAGTATCTATCGTAGTATTCTGCAAACTCTGCCTCAAGTTTTAGAAAAAATATACCCATTCCAGGAGCTATTGAGAGGTAAGCCAAGAATATTGGAATGTCGTAAACGGGAGAAGCTTTAAATGGTCCTATTACTTGTTGTCCAGTTAAAGGGGAAAACCAGAAAACAAACTTATCTATCCATATACCAAGGTTATAGAAAAGTCCACTAACTGCAAGACTTAGGTAAATTTTCTTTAAGTTCAGGAAATCAAATTCTATAAGCTTTGAAGACGTATACGAGTAAAAAATGTAACCTACCAAGAGAGAAAAAGCTATGCCCATTCCTACAAAGAAGGAAAAAAGTAAACCTGTAATTCCTGCTTTAGAGAAAATAGGGGCAGTTATCATCATAGAACCAAAACCTATAAAGAAAGCAAAGAGAATGTATTTATAACTTTTCAGCGATGTTAGGAGAACGTTTACTATCCAAAAGCCAGAAGAAAGTGTTAAGGAAAATAAGAAAAGCAAAGCGAAAGTAGGAGGCAGTTTTTTCATTCCAAATAAGACAATCAAAAGTCCCACTAAAAACCCAAGTGCCATAGATACTGTAAGAGCACCTATAAAGTTGGGAAGAACTCTCCAAACTTCTTTTTCGAAAAGTCTATCAGAAATGTACCTACTAAATAGAAGCTGCAAAGGACCAGAAACGATGAGGCTAATAGCAGTAATGTAAGTTATTACAACTTGATACTGTCTCACCACCTCAGGATTGTTGGAAGACTTGGAAGCTATAATACCCGCAAAAATTATCGCCAAGATAGAAATAATCCATGGACCAGCACTTAAGGAAATAGAATAAGTAAATGAAAGGAACAAAGATGTGAGTTTGTTGTCTTCTAAAATTCTTTTCAGTTCAAACGATATTCCCGCCATTGCTATACCTTGAGTATAGTTTTCTATAGCTATCTATAAAGGCTTCGAAACTATAGAACTTTTCAACCCTTTCAATTGCTGCTTTATGGCTAGATTCCCACAAGTCTTCATCAGTGAGGTACTTGATATAAGCATCGGCAAGGGCACTGGGATTGGCTACAGGAGTGACCTCTCCTGCTTTTCCTAAAGCTTTGTCTTCCTCGCACAGTCCTCCATAAATGAGCTGGTGGCAGGAACCAACATCTGTTGAAACCACTGGAACACCTCCAGCAAAAGATTCTAAAACCACCAAAGGCATTCCTTCGCTAATAGATGTCAAGGTTGTAAGTCCAACCTTTGGAAGAACTTCCGGTATCTTTTGAAATCCTAGAAACTTTACATTTCTCTTCAGATTAAGAGCATATACAAGCTTTTTACACTCTTCGTAAT encodes:
- the pelG gene encoding exopolysaccharide Pel transporter PelG — its product is MAGISFELKRILEDNKLTSLFLSFTYSISLSAGPWIISILAIIFAGIIASKSSNNPEVVRQYQVVITYITAISLIVSGPLQLLFSRYISDRLFEKEVWRVLPNFIGALTVSMALGFLVGLLIVLFGMKKLPPTFALLFLFSLTLSSGFWIVNVLLTSLKSYKYILFAFFIGFGSMMITAPIFSKAGITGLLFSFFVGMGIAFSLLVGYIFYSYTSSKLIEFDFLNLKKIYLSLAVSGLFYNLGIWIDKFVFWFSPLTGQQVIGPFKASPVYDIPIFLAYLSIAPGMGIFFLKLEAEFAEYYDRYYSAVREGATLERIYEMGYELVMAVRGLIQEVFRIQGMAVIIVLLTEKEVFKWFNLSPLYLPLFNILLLGTSLQLLVMCILALLFYFDLRKEAVYLTISFAILNFLLSIISIKLGPYFYGYGFFLSLLITFLFGTYLLRRFLYELHYRTFMLI